The following coding sequences lie in one Oncorhynchus nerka isolate Pitt River linkage group LG14, Oner_Uvic_2.0, whole genome shotgun sequence genomic window:
- the pgm2l1 gene encoding glucose 1,6-bisphosphate synthase isoform X1, whose protein sequence is MENNGDLDLNCHATGDVRLDKAIYQWITWDKNPQTRAQIEALLLDGQVEELRRRLCSRMAFGTAGLRAAMGAGFALINDLTIIQSTQGMYKYLARSFPDFGSRGIVVGYDTRAQEASGCNSERLARLTAAVMLCKDIPVFLFSTYVPTPFVPYAVKRLGAAAGVMVTASHNPKEDNGYKVYWHNGAQISSPNDKEILKCIEESSEPWSESWNESLADNSPLRSDPLREISKKYMEDLSSVCFHRELNTKSPLKFVHSSFHGVGHDYVQQAFRAFGFPPPIPVPEQKDPDPNFSTVSCPNPEEGESVLELSLRLAERENATIVMATDPDADRLAVAEQSDRCRWKVFTGNELAALLGWWMLFNWKETHPDPADRERMYMLATTVSSKILKAFARIEGFHFEETLPGFKWIGKKIHELAKTGNEVIFAFEESIGFLCGSMVPDKDGVSAAVVVAEMASYLYNKNLTLHQQLENIFEIYGYHISTTSYVICHDPPTVKRIFTRLRNFEGENTYPRSSGGHSIVDVRDVTTGYDSSQPDKFCVLPMTKSSQMITFTLQNGIVATLRTSGTEPKIKFYTEFCAPPGKSDISSLEEELKKVTDTLVEEFLEPDKNNLIRRSI, encoded by the exons ATGGAGAACAACGGAGACCTGGACCTAAATTGCCATGCAACTGGGGACGTGCGACTTGATAAGGCTATTTACCAATGGATAACGTGGGATAAG AATCCACAGACCAGAGCTCAGATAGAGGCCCTTTTGCTGGATGGGCAAGTTGAGGAGCTGAGGCGTAGGCTCTGCTCCAGGATGGCGTTTGGGACGGCAGGGCTGAGGGCAGCCATGGGTGCAGGCTTTGCCCTCATTAATGATCTGACCATCATCCAGTCCACACAG GGTATGTACAAATACCTGGCCAGGTCTTTCCCCGACTTCGGTAGCCGTGGCATAGTGGTTGGATACGACACGCGAGCGCAGGAGGCCAGTGGTTGCAACAGTGAACG ACTTGCCCGGTTGACTGCAGCTGTGATGCTTTGTAAAGATATTCCTGTGTTTCTTTTCTCCACATATGTCCCAACTCCCTTTGTG CCATATGCTGTAAAGAGGCTGGGCGCTGCAGCTGGTGTGATGGTCACTGCCTCTCACAACCCTAAAGAGGACAATGGATACAAG GTTTACTGGCACAATGGAGCTCAGATCTCTTCTCCTAACGACAAGGAGATCCTGAAGTGCATTGAAGAGAGCTCAGAGCCATGGAGCGAGTCCTGGAACGAGAGTTTGGCAGACAACAGTCCACTGAGGAGCGATCCACTGAGGGAGATATCCAAAAAGTATATGGAGGACCTCAGCTCTGTTTGTTTCCACAG AGAACTCAACACCAAGTCCCCGTTGAAGTTCGTGCACTCGTCCTTTCACGGAGTAGGGCATGACTACGTCCAGCAGGCTTTCCGGGCATTTGGGTTCCCCCCTCCTATCCCTGTGCCAGAACAGAAAGATCCTGATCCAAACTTCTCCACTGTCAGCTGTCCAAATCCAGAGGAAGGAGAGTCTGTTTTG GAGCTCTCCCTTCGCCTTGCTGAGAGAGAGAATGCCACGATTGTCATGGCAACTGATCCAGATGCAGATCGGTTGGCTGTTGCAGAGCAATCTGACAG GTGCCGATGGAAAGTTTTCACAGGTAATGAACTTGCAGCTCTGCTGGGCTGGTGGATGCTGTTCAATTGGAAGGAGACTCACCCAGACCCGGCTGATAGGGAGAGGATGTACATGCTGGCCACCACCGTCTCTTCCAAGATCCTCAAGGCCTTTGCACGGATAGAGGGCTTCCATTTTGAA GAAACATTGCCTGGTTTCAAATGGATCGGAAAGAAAATACACGAGTTGGCAAAAACGGGGAATGAAGTGATCTTCGCCTTTGAGGAGTCTATAG GATTCCTGTGCGGCAGCATGGTCCCAGATAAGGATGGAGTGagtgcagctgtggttgtggcTGAGATGGCCTCTTATCTTTACAACAAGAACCTGACCCTTCATCAGCAGCTAGAGAACATCTTTGAAAT TTACGGTTATCACATTTCCACAACGTCATATGTCATCTGCCACGACCCCCCTACTGTCAAGAGAATATTCACACGTCTTCGGAACTTTGAGGGCGAGAACACTTACCCCAGATCCTCGGGTGGACACAGCATTGTGGACGTGAGAGATGTGACTACAGGATATGATAGTAGTCAACCTGACAAATTTTGC GTGCTACCTATGACAAAGAGCAGCCAAATGATCACCTTCACTCTGCAGAATGGGATCGTGGCCACACTAAGGACCAGTGGCACAGAGCCAAAGATTAAGTTCTACACAGAATTCTGTGCACCACCCGGAAAAAG TGACATCTCAAGTCTTGAGGAGGAACTTAAGAAAGTAACAGATACTCTCGTCGAGGAGTTTCTGGAGCCTGATAAGAACAACTTGATTCGCCGATCAATCTAG
- the pgm2l1 gene encoding glucose 1,6-bisphosphate synthase isoform X2, producing MAFGTAGLRAAMGAGFALINDLTIIQSTQGMYKYLARSFPDFGSRGIVVGYDTRAQEASGCNSERLARLTAAVMLCKDIPVFLFSTYVPTPFVPYAVKRLGAAAGVMVTASHNPKEDNGYKVYWHNGAQISSPNDKEILKCIEESSEPWSESWNESLADNSPLRSDPLREISKKYMEDLSSVCFHRELNTKSPLKFVHSSFHGVGHDYVQQAFRAFGFPPPIPVPEQKDPDPNFSTVSCPNPEEGESVLELSLRLAERENATIVMATDPDADRLAVAEQSDRCRWKVFTGNELAALLGWWMLFNWKETHPDPADRERMYMLATTVSSKILKAFARIEGFHFEETLPGFKWIGKKIHELAKTGNEVIFAFEESIGFLCGSMVPDKDGVSAAVVVAEMASYLYNKNLTLHQQLENIFEIYGYHISTTSYVICHDPPTVKRIFTRLRNFEGENTYPRSSGGHSIVDVRDVTTGYDSSQPDKFCVLPMTKSSQMITFTLQNGIVATLRTSGTEPKIKFYTEFCAPPGKSDISSLEEELKKVTDTLVEEFLEPDKNNLIRRSI from the exons ATGGCGTTTGGGACGGCAGGGCTGAGGGCAGCCATGGGTGCAGGCTTTGCCCTCATTAATGATCTGACCATCATCCAGTCCACACAG GGTATGTACAAATACCTGGCCAGGTCTTTCCCCGACTTCGGTAGCCGTGGCATAGTGGTTGGATACGACACGCGAGCGCAGGAGGCCAGTGGTTGCAACAGTGAACG ACTTGCCCGGTTGACTGCAGCTGTGATGCTTTGTAAAGATATTCCTGTGTTTCTTTTCTCCACATATGTCCCAACTCCCTTTGTG CCATATGCTGTAAAGAGGCTGGGCGCTGCAGCTGGTGTGATGGTCACTGCCTCTCACAACCCTAAAGAGGACAATGGATACAAG GTTTACTGGCACAATGGAGCTCAGATCTCTTCTCCTAACGACAAGGAGATCCTGAAGTGCATTGAAGAGAGCTCAGAGCCATGGAGCGAGTCCTGGAACGAGAGTTTGGCAGACAACAGTCCACTGAGGAGCGATCCACTGAGGGAGATATCCAAAAAGTATATGGAGGACCTCAGCTCTGTTTGTTTCCACAG AGAACTCAACACCAAGTCCCCGTTGAAGTTCGTGCACTCGTCCTTTCACGGAGTAGGGCATGACTACGTCCAGCAGGCTTTCCGGGCATTTGGGTTCCCCCCTCCTATCCCTGTGCCAGAACAGAAAGATCCTGATCCAAACTTCTCCACTGTCAGCTGTCCAAATCCAGAGGAAGGAGAGTCTGTTTTG GAGCTCTCCCTTCGCCTTGCTGAGAGAGAGAATGCCACGATTGTCATGGCAACTGATCCAGATGCAGATCGGTTGGCTGTTGCAGAGCAATCTGACAG GTGCCGATGGAAAGTTTTCACAGGTAATGAACTTGCAGCTCTGCTGGGCTGGTGGATGCTGTTCAATTGGAAGGAGACTCACCCAGACCCGGCTGATAGGGAGAGGATGTACATGCTGGCCACCACCGTCTCTTCCAAGATCCTCAAGGCCTTTGCACGGATAGAGGGCTTCCATTTTGAA GAAACATTGCCTGGTTTCAAATGGATCGGAAAGAAAATACACGAGTTGGCAAAAACGGGGAATGAAGTGATCTTCGCCTTTGAGGAGTCTATAG GATTCCTGTGCGGCAGCATGGTCCCAGATAAGGATGGAGTGagtgcagctgtggttgtggcTGAGATGGCCTCTTATCTTTACAACAAGAACCTGACCCTTCATCAGCAGCTAGAGAACATCTTTGAAAT TTACGGTTATCACATTTCCACAACGTCATATGTCATCTGCCACGACCCCCCTACTGTCAAGAGAATATTCACACGTCTTCGGAACTTTGAGGGCGAGAACACTTACCCCAGATCCTCGGGTGGACACAGCATTGTGGACGTGAGAGATGTGACTACAGGATATGATAGTAGTCAACCTGACAAATTTTGC GTGCTACCTATGACAAAGAGCAGCCAAATGATCACCTTCACTCTGCAGAATGGGATCGTGGCCACACTAAGGACCAGTGGCACAGAGCCAAAGATTAAGTTCTACACAGAATTCTGTGCACCACCCGGAAAAAG TGACATCTCAAGTCTTGAGGAGGAACTTAAGAAAGTAACAGATACTCTCGTCGAGGAGTTTCTGGAGCCTGATAAGAACAACTTGATTCGCCGATCAATCTAG
- the LOC115141466 gene encoding ion channel TACAN-like: protein MPPSLTAALQEWESLEKEYHQIQESHRLYLQKLEEVSKLQSNCSSSIARQRSRLKDMSQLMKKCNKERLTEEDVKTLDEIKEHIKARPNAFFEMEAFLPKKNGLYLNLVLGNVSVTLLSKQSKFAYKDEYEKFKLYLTVILLLFAFMCYCFVSYRFVDAILNFLLVWYYCTLTVRESILISNGSRIKGWWVFHHYVSAFLSGVMLTWPDGYLYQNFRNQFLAYSLYQSIVHCMQYYYQSGCLYRLRTLGERHNMDLTVEGFQSWMWQGLTFLLPFLFFGHFWQLYNGLSLFRMARLPDCQEWQVSMCGISFLILFMGNFLTTVAVVRTKLKSKDQAKPKGQ from the exons ATGCCTCCAAGTTTGACAGCTGCACTGCAAGAGTGGGAAAGTCTAGAGAAAGAGTATCATCAGATTCAG GAGAGCCACCGGCTATACTTGCAGAAACTAGAGGAAGTTTCCAAGCTGCAGAGTAATTGCTCTTCGTCTATCGCCCGCCAGCGGAGTAGACTTAAGGACATGTCTCAGTTAATGAAGAA ATGCAATAaggagagactgacagaggagGATGTAAAAACCTTGGATGAAATCAAGGAGCACATCAAAGCAAGACCCAACGCTTTCTTTGAAATGGAGGCTTTCCTTCCAAAGAAAAATGG GTTGTATCTCAATCTTGTTCTGGGCAATGTAAGCGTGACTCTTCTGAGCAAACAGTCAAA ATTTGCCTACAAAGATGAATATGAGAAATTCAAGCTGTACCTCACAGTTATACTGCTCCTATTCGCCTTCATGTGTTATTGCTTTGTGAGCTACAG ATTTGTTGACGCAATCCTCAATTTCTTGCTGGTGTGGTACTACTGCACCCTCACCGTACGGGAGAGCATCCTCATCAGCAACGGCTCCAG GATCAAAGGCTGGTGGGTTTTCCACCATTACGTCTCAGCCTTTCTGTCTGGAGTCATGCTGACATG GCCTGATGGATACCTTTACCAGAATTTCAGGAACCAATTCCTCGCCTACTCTTTGTATCAAA GCATCGTTCACTGTATGCAGTACTACTATCAGAGCGGCTGTCTGTACAGACTAAGAACCCTGGGAGAAAGACACAACATGGACCTGACTGTGG AAGGATTTCAGTCCTGGATGTGGCAAGGGCTGACATTTCTTCTGCCCTTCCTGTTTTTTGGTCAT TTTTGGCAACTCTACAACGGACTCTCTCTGTTCAGGATGGCTCGGCTCCCAGACTGTCAAGAGTGGCAG GTCTCAATGTGTGGAATCTCTTTCCTCATTCTGTTCATGGGCAACTTCCTCACTACTGTTGCAGTAGTCCGCACCAAGCTCAAGAGCAAGGACCAGGCAAAACCCAAGGGTCAGTGA